Proteins encoded together in one Sinorhizobium sp. B11 window:
- a CDS encoding glycosyltransferase family 2 protein, which yields MAYAVSAVIPVKNRPTEIIRAVKSILAQTVVPEEIVIVDDGSTDSTPAAISQLAEEHSIIKPIFLSKSRGASGARNEGCRAAAGDMLALLDSDDEWLPEKMELQLKLLTEDEKCPAAGCGMKYDYIDRPSVSRVPPRVITLEHLSQGNIFGSASVALIRKSSFVDVGGFDESLPNCEDWDLWFRLSQIAPLMSTSEIMVRYSYDGNDKLSRNIDKLILGHNMMRDKILASVSNQRQRNIIIAAHEMKMAEIAVRTIGSPTMGFKHAWKSLAANAGPQNVTRALKLLAAGAFYSNRY from the coding sequence ATGGCTTACGCTGTATCAGCAGTAATACCTGTTAAGAATCGGCCTACCGAGATCATCCGAGCCGTAAAGAGTATTTTAGCTCAAACGGTAGTTCCGGAAGAGATAGTCATCGTTGATGACGGCTCGACAGATTCTACTCCGGCGGCAATTAGCCAGCTCGCCGAAGAGCATTCAATTATTAAACCAATTTTCCTGAGCAAAAGCCGGGGCGCCTCTGGTGCCAGAAATGAAGGCTGCCGCGCGGCGGCAGGCGACATGCTTGCTCTTCTCGATTCCGACGATGAGTGGCTTCCTGAAAAAATGGAGCTGCAGCTAAAGCTCCTGACGGAAGATGAAAAATGCCCGGCCGCCGGCTGCGGTATGAAATACGACTATATAGACAGGCCCAGCGTTTCCCGCGTGCCCCCGCGGGTGATCACGCTCGAACACCTCAGCCAGGGAAATATCTTTGGCTCGGCCTCTGTGGCGCTGATCCGCAAAAGCAGCTTCGTGGATGTCGGCGGGTTTGATGAAAGCCTACCGAATTGCGAAGACTGGGATCTGTGGTTCCGTCTATCGCAGATTGCCCCACTCATGAGCACCAGTGAAATAATGGTGCGCTATAGCTATGACGGGAATGACAAGCTTTCGCGCAATATCGACAAGCTCATCCTTGGTCATAACATGATGCGCGACAAGATATTGGCGAGCGTCAGCAATCAGCGCCAGAGAAACATTATCATCGCCGCTCATGAGATGAAGATGGCTGAAATTGCCGTTCGTACGATCGGCTCCCCCACCATGGGCTTTAAACATGCGTGGAAGAGCCTGGCGGCGAATGCAGGCCCACAGAATGTCACGCGTGCTCTGAAGCTGCTGGCAGCAGGCGCTTTCTATTCAAATCGCTACTAG
- a CDS encoding calcium-binding protein — translation MANVLGTNSDDTLKGTAGNDEIRGRDGNDTIYSGNGDDKILGGNGNDLIGSGSGKDAIYGDAGDDVINSREGDDFVFGGAGNDIIASGDGSDHVWGGEGNDAIYGGAGDDFLGGGTGNDIVRGGIGADFITGDAGDDRVYGDEGNDIVHGNEGNDRVYGGAGNDKVLGDDGNDFVFGDDGDDDVYGGAGDDFLYGGAGNDYLVGGTGKDTFVFESGSDYIADFTIGQDKLKFGAAGVSQYKFADIMSHAVQDGANTVITLDSNHIVTLQNVNLSDLHASDFLFA, via the coding sequence ATGGCTAACGTTCTGGGTACCAATTCAGACGACACTCTCAAGGGTACGGCTGGAAATGATGAGATTCGTGGGCGCGACGGTAATGACACGATCTATTCTGGTAACGGCGACGACAAAATACTCGGCGGCAACGGCAACGATCTGATCGGCAGCGGCAGCGGAAAAGATGCAATTTACGGTGACGCCGGCGACGACGTAATCAACTCGCGTGAAGGCGACGACTTCGTCTTCGGTGGTGCTGGCAACGACATCATTGCCTCCGGCGACGGCAGCGACCATGTCTGGGGTGGCGAAGGCAACGACGCGATCTACGGCGGCGCAGGCGACGATTTTCTGGGCGGTGGCACCGGCAACGACATCGTGCGCGGCGGTATCGGCGCTGATTTCATCACTGGCGATGCTGGCGACGACCGCGTTTACGGCGACGAAGGCAACGACATCGTTCACGGCAACGAAGGCAACGACCGCGTATACGGCGGCGCCGGCAACGACAAGGTACTTGGCGACGACGGTAACGATTTTGTCTTCGGCGATGACGGCGATGACGATGTCTATGGTGGCGCTGGCGACGATTTCCTTTACGGCGGCGCAGGCAATGATTACCTGGTTGGCGGCACCGGCAAGGACACTTTCGTTTTTGAAAGCGGTTCGGATTATATCGCCGATTTCACCATCGGCCAGGATAAGCTGAAGTTCGGCGCAGCTGGTGTGAGCCAGTACAAGTTTGCTGACATCATGTCGCATGCTGTTCAGGATGGCGCCAACACGGTCATCACCCTTGACTCGAACCATATCGTGACGCTGCAGAACGTTAACTTGTCGGATCTCCACGCTTCCGATTTCCTCTTCGCATAA
- a CDS encoding O-antigen ligase family protein, which yields MAFRTIFVFSLVLLIFNIGAALHLAGSNAIEKFFFILASFAILFRGRPDRTILSLLFGELLLVVILGISTPYKGFSWSVLLVSLNQIIVLFALLAGKTSYRDQQLIWKVTAFLPLVCVVLGFAYQAVGIKPMIATEFATGVPRYLGSLSAAAFTSALGMCGVFAAVQLVLGGQKKYVVLVLISLLVLVAAGGRATLAVCVVVTGASVLVQRGVTITTKISLVVMGLVGGVAIVAAFWDNFATRFLQSGDSGRGIMWDYLRTVIAQYPYTGIGFGHQFYITPHEIEVIVGSTSAHNDFIRLSVELGSTGMIIFYVLLTLAVLKASFRGGRPNVVAMLAYSGFLFLSNSDNALASPLEFPLIFLALLAGHKKPVPRRVRQRQGLPAMQQAPHQVAAAASPGE from the coding sequence ATGGCATTTAGAACGATCTTCGTCTTTTCTCTTGTGTTGCTGATATTCAATATCGGTGCAGCCCTGCATCTCGCCGGTAGTAATGCCATTGAGAAGTTTTTCTTTATACTTGCTTCCTTTGCAATTCTGTTTCGAGGCCGCCCGGACAGGACGATATTGTCGCTCCTTTTTGGGGAGCTGCTGCTTGTTGTCATTCTTGGTATATCAACGCCCTACAAGGGCTTCAGTTGGTCCGTTTTATTGGTTTCCTTGAACCAGATCATTGTTCTATTTGCTTTGCTCGCCGGAAAAACCAGCTATCGAGATCAGCAACTCATCTGGAAAGTTACCGCATTTCTACCCTTGGTGTGCGTGGTCCTCGGCTTTGCATATCAAGCCGTGGGGATCAAACCCATGATCGCAACAGAGTTTGCGACTGGTGTCCCGCGCTATCTGGGCTCATTGTCGGCGGCGGCATTCACATCCGCGTTGGGAATGTGCGGCGTATTTGCCGCAGTGCAACTCGTCCTCGGCGGTCAGAAAAAATACGTGGTTCTCGTATTGATCAGTCTGCTGGTTCTCGTTGCTGCTGGAGGCAGAGCGACACTGGCGGTTTGTGTAGTGGTGACTGGTGCTTCGGTGCTCGTGCAACGCGGTGTAACCATCACAACCAAGATTTCGTTGGTGGTGATGGGCCTGGTTGGCGGTGTGGCGATCGTGGCGGCGTTCTGGGACAATTTCGCGACGCGCTTTCTGCAAAGCGGCGACAGCGGTCGCGGCATCATGTGGGACTATCTTCGCACCGTCATTGCCCAATATCCTTATACGGGCATCGGCTTCGGTCACCAGTTCTATATCACGCCACACGAAATCGAGGTCATCGTCGGTTCTACCTCAGCTCATAACGACTTCATTCGCCTGTCGGTGGAGCTCGGCAGCACGGGCATGATCATCTTCTATGTGCTGCTGACCCTTGCTGTGCTCAAGGCCAGTTTTCGTGGCGGCCGTCCAAACGTGGTGGCGATGCTCGCCTATTCGGGCTTCCTGTTTCTCTCCAATTCAGACAACGCTCTTGCCTCGCCTCTGGAGTTCCCGCTTATATTCCTTGCACTGTTGGCGGGACATAAGAAGCCCGTTCCCCGAAGGGTGCGCCAGAGACAGGGATTGCCGGCCATGCAGCAGGCCCCACATCAAGTCGCCGCGGCTGCTTCGCCAGGGGAATAA
- a CDS encoding acyltransferase codes for MPVRQHYLTLDGLRGLVAISVLFFHIVWQNGLGRLSPHGYLGVDFFFALSGFVIAIAYDARLQQGMGFKQFMIVRLRRLYPLFALGMALSAAVFALKMIPKGEFNTSEFAFASLNAFLISPFGRVEGNDYLFPFNSPAWSLFFEIAINAVYALAAIYLTLPRLLGVLAASAVAAIVMVTYHGSFDVGDSSSELFEGAIRVTFSFSGGVLLGRLMMAGRLRNVPTVSPVLLSVVLLAVFLFPVTQFNFIFELVCVLLVFPLVVMWGAVREPSPRFEAVAKFSGLISYPLYITHMPVVLISTYICARLKLEGLALFAMIGATMFIAIMLAYLAAVCFDEPIRRFFRATSAPLPTS; via the coding sequence ATGCCTGTTCGTCAGCATTATTTGACGCTCGATGGCCTTCGCGGCCTTGTCGCGATCTCGGTGCTTTTCTTTCACATCGTTTGGCAAAACGGCCTTGGTCGTTTATCGCCCCATGGTTACCTTGGAGTAGATTTCTTTTTTGCCCTGAGCGGCTTCGTTATTGCAATCGCATATGATGCACGATTGCAACAAGGAATGGGCTTCAAGCAATTTATGATAGTCCGGTTACGCCGACTATATCCTCTCTTTGCACTTGGCATGGCGCTAAGCGCCGCGGTTTTTGCATTGAAGATGATACCCAAAGGTGAATTTAATACTTCGGAATTTGCGTTTGCATCGCTGAACGCGTTTTTGATATCACCGTTCGGGCGAGTAGAAGGCAACGATTATCTATTCCCGTTCAATTCGCCGGCGTGGTCGCTGTTTTTCGAAATTGCGATCAACGCGGTATATGCGCTGGCTGCGATCTACCTCACACTGCCGAGATTATTAGGTGTCTTGGCCGCATCGGCGGTGGCCGCCATTGTAATGGTGACCTATCACGGCAGTTTCGATGTAGGGGACAGTTCGAGCGAGCTCTTCGAGGGCGCCATTCGCGTAACATTCTCTTTTTCGGGCGGCGTTCTGCTCGGCCGCTTGATGATGGCCGGTCGCTTGAGGAACGTCCCGACCGTGTCACCGGTATTGCTGAGCGTTGTCTTGCTCGCGGTCTTCCTGTTTCCGGTCACCCAGTTCAATTTTATCTTTGAACTGGTGTGTGTATTGCTTGTCTTTCCGCTCGTTGTGATGTGGGGCGCGGTGAGAGAGCCCTCACCCCGTTTCGAAGCTGTGGCCAAGTTTTCCGGACTTATATCCTATCCCCTGTATATAACGCACATGCCGGTTGTACTTATCAGTACATACATATGCGCCCGGCTGAAGCTGGAAGGGCTGGCTTTATTCGCCATGATTGGCGCGACGATGTTCATAGCGATCATGTTGGCATATCTCGCCGCGGTCTGTTTTGACGAGCCGATCCGCCGCTTCTTCCGCGCGACATCTGCGCCCCTTCCGACAAGCTGA
- a CDS encoding SGNH/GDSL hydrolase family protein has product MDLQIYRRTFLAGLFAQCGFYFVQNSPALSAAMLSTRRDLPSLPLEVGAKVMGLGHSFVANSGYTVIYPGNPTPRIDILTANWLGTIGPLRNVDNRFNLDCWYDPTVPTKAAVTGRMAGAIAGRGGEHIPQTLARLPWYLERGPDIVILDIGTNDVASDKITLEDVIARYETLLKPLRDAGIWVVCMLPVDRIGHTVGAWPASDPRHAISNGLADYIVSIDGRDGIKVVDDRAVLSKALAEGIAITEDDVHLNTVGQWLRYSVLLPILRKMVTEGDFYSRDVTLANLSPLGGFPGEKGKRFGVEGVVADGLVATRGAGQADNITGSKEIVSSGLERQIFTIDPEDNTNDTRVCTLTLSWADMDLEKLGLSVGDWVEAGFDYELSESNDWLGLEFSLEANSRPAICRYAAVGGMVVRLNATQDGPRLTAPLSGRATIPRFRLLGSDDVAAPADYFRSSLRPIRLHWNKNAKDRLVAKFSPIIIRKSTDPRPAWNL; this is encoded by the coding sequence ATGGATTTACAGATTTATCGTCGTACATTTCTCGCCGGCCTGTTCGCACAATGCGGTTTCTATTTTGTCCAAAACTCTCCGGCGCTTTCTGCTGCCATGCTGTCGACCAGGCGGGATTTGCCCAGCCTTCCGCTCGAAGTTGGAGCAAAGGTTATGGGGCTGGGGCACAGCTTTGTAGCCAATAGTGGTTATACCGTAATCTATCCCGGGAACCCGACGCCTCGTATCGATATTCTGACAGCAAACTGGCTCGGGACTATCGGACCGCTGCGAAACGTCGATAACCGCTTCAATCTTGACTGCTGGTATGATCCGACCGTGCCAACGAAAGCAGCAGTGACAGGCAGAATGGCGGGGGCGATTGCAGGACGCGGCGGCGAGCACATACCGCAAACGCTCGCGCGACTGCCCTGGTACCTTGAGCGGGGGCCCGACATTGTTATCCTGGATATTGGCACCAACGACGTCGCCAGTGACAAGATTACCCTCGAGGATGTGATCGCGCGGTATGAAACGCTCTTGAAGCCGCTGCGAGACGCCGGCATCTGGGTCGTCTGCATGTTGCCCGTCGACCGCATTGGTCACACGGTCGGGGCCTGGCCTGCGAGTGATCCGCGGCATGCCATTAGCAACGGCCTTGCCGACTACATCGTGTCAATCGACGGGCGGGACGGCATCAAGGTTGTTGATGACCGGGCGGTTCTCTCGAAGGCGTTAGCCGAAGGCATCGCAATCACGGAGGACGATGTTCACTTGAATACAGTGGGCCAATGGCTGCGCTATTCCGTGCTTTTGCCCATACTGCGCAAAATGGTGACGGAAGGCGATTTCTACAGCCGGGATGTGACGTTGGCCAACCTTTCGCCGCTTGGCGGCTTCCCGGGTGAGAAAGGCAAACGATTCGGTGTTGAAGGCGTTGTCGCCGATGGCCTTGTAGCAACACGCGGCGCGGGGCAGGCGGATAATATTACCGGCTCAAAGGAAATCGTATCTAGCGGCCTGGAAAGGCAGATCTTTACGATCGATCCCGAGGACAACACAAACGACACTCGGGTATGTACGTTGACGCTGTCCTGGGCCGATATGGACCTGGAGAAACTCGGCCTCTCCGTGGGCGACTGGGTTGAAGCCGGGTTCGACTACGAATTGTCCGAGAGCAATGACTGGCTCGGACTCGAATTTAGTCTCGAGGCGAACAGCCGGCCTGCAATATGCCGTTATGCCGCTGTTGGCGGCATGGTCGTGCGCCTCAACGCCACACAAGATGGACCGAGATTGACAGCGCCGTTGTCCGGGCGGGCAACCATTCCGCGGTTCAGATTGCTTGGATCGGATGATGTCGCAGCTCCGGCAGATTATTTTCGAAGCTCGCTGCGGCCAATCCGTCTTCACTGGAACAAGAACGCCAAGGACAGACTGGTCGCGAAATTTTCACCAATCATCATCCGCAAAAGCACTGATCCCCGTCCAGCCTGGAATCTGTGA
- a CDS encoding UDP-glucose/GDP-mannose dehydrogenase family protein: protein MRIVMIGSGYVGLVSGACFADFGHHVTCVDKSEAKINALEAGEVPIYEPGLEAIIQQNRSAGRLDFSKNLAPSVGEADVVFIAVGTPSRRGDGHADLSYVYAAAREIAAAVRGFTVIVTKSTVPVGTGDEIERIFRDEFPEKDISVVSNPEFLREGAAITDFKRPDRIVIGTEDARAIEVMREVYRPLYLNEAPLYFCERRTSELIKYAANAFLAMKITFINEIADLSEKIGADVQKVAKGIGMDKRIGDKFLHAGPGYGGSCFPKDTLALVKTAQDFDSPMRLIETTVAINDNRKRAMGRKVVAACDGDVRGKKIAVLGLTFKPNTDDMRDAPSLTIIQALLDGGATVHAYDPEGMDAAKDMLGPVTYGKDPYEIAADADAIVIVTEWDEFRALDLKRLKTIMRKAVIVDLRNIYPVNEVTKYGFGYFAVGKKPEKV from the coding sequence ATGCGCATTGTGATGATTGGTTCGGGTTATGTTGGGCTCGTCTCGGGCGCCTGCTTCGCAGATTTTGGCCACCATGTAACCTGCGTCGACAAATCCGAAGCCAAAATCAACGCTCTAGAAGCCGGCGAAGTGCCGATCTATGAGCCCGGCCTCGAAGCCATCATCCAGCAAAATCGCAGCGCCGGCCGCCTCGATTTTTCGAAGAATCTCGCTCCTTCCGTCGGCGAAGCCGACGTGGTCTTCATCGCGGTCGGCACGCCGTCTCGCCGCGGCGACGGGCATGCGGACCTGAGCTACGTCTATGCAGCGGCGCGCGAGATTGCTGCCGCCGTCAGGGGCTTTACGGTAATCGTGACAAAATCCACGGTACCGGTCGGCACCGGAGACGAAATCGAGCGCATCTTCCGAGACGAATTTCCGGAAAAGGATATTTCCGTCGTCTCCAATCCCGAATTCCTGCGCGAGGGCGCGGCCATCACCGATTTCAAAAGGCCCGACCGCATCGTGATCGGCACTGAAGATGCGCGAGCCATCGAGGTCATGCGTGAAGTCTACCGTCCGCTTTACCTCAATGAAGCGCCGCTCTATTTCTGCGAACGCCGCACCTCCGAGCTCATCAAATATGCCGCCAACGCCTTCCTGGCGATGAAGATTACCTTCATCAACGAGATTGCCGACCTGTCCGAAAAGATCGGCGCCGACGTTCAGAAGGTCGCCAAGGGTATCGGCATGGACAAGCGCATCGGTGACAAGTTCCTGCATGCAGGACCCGGCTACGGCGGCTCGTGCTTCCCCAAGGATACGCTTGCCCTCGTCAAGACCGCACAGGACTTTGACAGCCCGATGCGCCTGATCGAGACCACTGTTGCGATCAACGACAATCGCAAGCGTGCGATGGGCCGCAAGGTTGTCGCCGCCTGCGATGGAGACGTGCGCGGTAAGAAAATTGCGGTCCTCGGCCTTACCTTCAAGCCGAATACCGACGACATGCGCGATGCCCCGTCCCTGACGATCATCCAGGCTCTCCTCGATGGTGGCGCAACGGTGCACGCCTACGATCCGGAGGGCATGGACGCGGCAAAGGATATGCTCGGTCCGGTTACCTATGGCAAAGACCCATACGAGATCGCCGCCGATGCCGATGCAATCGTCATCGTCACCGAATGGGACGAATTCCGTGCGCTCGATCTCAAGCGCCTCAAGACGATCATGAGAAAGGCGGTTATCGTCGACCTCAGGAACATTTACCCGGTCAACGAAGTGACCAAATACGGCTTCGGCTATTTCGCTGTCGGCAAGAAACCCGAAAAAGTTTGA
- a CDS encoding mannose-1-phosphate guanylyltransferase/mannose-6-phosphate isomerase yields MTQKIVPVIMAGGKGTRLWPLSRATAPKQFIQFVGDKTLFQETLVRVSDPALYEAPVVVTNEDFRFLVAEQARELDIPLAAVLLEPVARNTAAAVAAAASLASEHFGKEAIIQMLASDHEILADDAYFDAIRTARDAALKGKLVTFGITPTEPATGYGYIEVGKQLASGAHEVKRFVEKPAREKAEQMLTAGGFYWNSGIFMFPVAELLSEMQEYAPDVLKAADKALSKATRDLDFTRLDAEHFAKSPDISIDYAVMEKTSKAAVVPSAFKWSDMGSWDAVWKTGTQDENGNIAAANTTVVNTRNSLVMTHGVHLAVQGMDDVAVIASEDAVYVGPLKESQEVGKLVKLLAGHKKTSKLTETHPTSYRPWGGYTSIFNGDRFQVKRIFVTPGKKLSLQKHHHRSEHWIVVKGTAEVTIGDNVQMLRENESVYIPLGEVHRLANPGKILLELIEVQTGSYLGEDDIIRIVDEFGRT; encoded by the coding sequence ATGACACAGAAAATCGTTCCCGTGATCATGGCTGGCGGCAAGGGCACGCGCCTTTGGCCGCTCTCGCGCGCAACGGCGCCGAAACAGTTCATCCAGTTTGTCGGGGACAAGACCCTGTTTCAGGAAACCCTGGTTCGCGTTTCCGATCCGGCGCTTTACGAAGCCCCTGTCGTTGTGACGAATGAGGACTTTCGTTTCCTCGTCGCGGAACAGGCCCGCGAACTTGATATTCCGCTCGCCGCTGTATTGCTGGAGCCTGTCGCCCGCAACACTGCTGCCGCAGTGGCAGCTGCTGCGAGCCTTGCCTCCGAGCATTTCGGCAAGGAAGCCATCATTCAGATGCTGGCCTCTGATCACGAGATCCTTGCAGACGATGCCTATTTCGACGCCATCCGCACGGCACGAGATGCAGCCCTCAAGGGCAAGCTCGTCACCTTCGGCATTACGCCGACGGAACCGGCGACCGGCTATGGTTACATCGAGGTTGGCAAGCAGCTTGCAAGCGGCGCGCACGAGGTCAAGCGCTTCGTCGAAAAGCCGGCTCGCGAGAAGGCCGAGCAGATGCTGACCGCCGGTGGCTTTTACTGGAACTCAGGTATCTTCATGTTCCCGGTCGCCGAACTGCTTTCCGAAATGCAGGAATATGCACCTGATGTGCTGAAGGCGGCGGACAAGGCACTCTCCAAGGCTACGCGTGATCTCGATTTCACCCGTCTCGATGCCGAACACTTCGCGAAGAGCCCCGACATCTCCATCGATTACGCAGTCATGGAAAAGACGTCCAAGGCCGCAGTCGTTCCCTCCGCCTTCAAGTGGTCGGACATGGGTAGCTGGGATGCCGTTTGGAAAACCGGCACTCAGGATGAAAACGGCAATATCGCCGCGGCCAACACGACGGTCGTCAACACCCGCAACTCGCTCGTGATGACGCATGGCGTTCACCTTGCCGTCCAGGGCATGGACGACGTCGCCGTTATTGCCAGCGAAGACGCCGTTTACGTCGGGCCCCTGAAGGAAAGCCAGGAAGTCGGCAAGCTCGTCAAGCTGCTCGCCGGCCATAAGAAGACATCGAAGCTGACCGAGACCCATCCCACATCTTACCGTCCGTGGGGCGGCTACACCTCGATCTTCAACGGCGATCGTTTCCAGGTGAAGCGTATCTTCGTAACACCCGGCAAGAAGCTGTCGCTGCAGAAGCATCATCACCGTTCCGAGCATTGGATCGTGGTGAAGGGAACAGCCGAAGTTACGATCGGCGACAATGTGCAGATGCTGCGCGAAAACGAGTCAGTCTATATCCCGCTCGGTGAAGTCCATCGCCTTGCAAATCCGGGCAAGATTCTGCTGGAACTTATCGAAGTCCAGACGGGCTCCTATCTCGGCGAAGACGATATCATCCGTATCGTGGACGAGTTCGGTAGAACCTGA
- a CDS encoding phosphomannomutase — translation MKFGTSGLRGLSVDLTGRASALYAMAFGKYLLQSNKAAQGDVILIGRDFRESSPEIAGNCAGALASLGFRVLDCGTVPTPALALYGLERNAACLMITGSHIPADRNGIKFYRPDGEIDKADEAAITRFAAEIEASGESVVSEPVAVEDHSAPCLQLFFERNAGLLPARALLGMKIGIYQHSTVARDLMVDILAHYGAEVVALGRSETFIPVDTEAVSEETIALLKSWASTHGLDAIVSTDGDGDRPLVADETGTPLRGDLLGLISANFLGAGTVVTPVTSNSGIEAAGSFRVIRTRVGSPFVIAGMEEAVAAGKNLVMGFEANGGLLTATPFDINGRSVRALPTRDCFLPMLATLSLAAIRKELLSIVAASYKLPFAAADRLENFPVETSVALMAYLRESDANLAEFLQPIGEVSSKSDIDGLRVTLRDGRIIHFRPSGNAPEMRCYVEAESEAAALQLLNAGLTRIKRWAEAR, via the coding sequence ATGAAGTTTGGGACAAGCGGCCTTCGTGGTCTTTCGGTAGATCTCACAGGACGTGCATCGGCGCTTTATGCCATGGCTTTCGGCAAATATTTGCTGCAGAGCAACAAAGCCGCACAGGGCGATGTCATTCTGATCGGCCGTGATTTCCGGGAGTCCAGCCCGGAGATTGCCGGCAACTGCGCCGGCGCGCTCGCAAGCCTCGGCTTTAGAGTTCTAGACTGCGGCACGGTCCCGACACCGGCGCTTGCGCTTTACGGCCTGGAAAGAAATGCCGCTTGCCTGATGATAACGGGTTCGCATATCCCGGCGGACCGCAACGGCATCAAATTCTACCGCCCAGACGGCGAGATCGACAAAGCGGACGAAGCAGCGATTACCCGATTTGCCGCCGAAATCGAAGCCTCCGGCGAATCGGTCGTTAGCGAACCTGTAGCCGTTGAGGATCACTCTGCACCGTGCCTGCAGCTCTTCTTTGAGCGCAATGCGGGTCTCTTGCCGGCACGTGCGCTTCTGGGCATGAAGATCGGCATCTATCAGCACAGCACGGTCGCCCGCGACTTGATGGTCGATATTCTCGCCCATTATGGCGCCGAGGTGGTCGCTCTTGGTCGGTCCGAAACCTTTATCCCGGTCGACACCGAAGCCGTTTCTGAAGAGACGATCGCCCTTCTGAAGAGCTGGGCCTCTACACATGGCCTTGATGCGATTGTTTCCACTGATGGCGATGGCGACCGTCCGCTGGTTGCCGATGAAACCGGAACGCCGTTGCGCGGAGATCTTCTGGGATTGATTTCAGCCAATTTCCTCGGTGCCGGTACCGTCGTCACGCCGGTCACCTCCAATTCGGGAATTGAAGCCGCAGGATCCTTCAGAGTCATTCGTACCCGTGTCGGCTCTCCCTTCGTGATTGCCGGCATGGAAGAGGCCGTTGCCGCAGGCAAGAATCTGGTGATGGGCTTCGAAGCGAACGGCGGGCTCCTGACCGCAACACCCTTCGATATCAACGGCCGCAGCGTGCGAGCATTGCCCACGCGTGACTGCTTCCTGCCTATGCTGGCAACGCTTTCGCTCGCCGCAATCCGCAAGGAGCTGCTTTCGATCGTCGCGGCTTCATACAAACTGCCCTTTGCGGCGGCCGATCGTCTTGAGAACTTCCCGGTCGAAACCAGCGTAGCCTTGATGGCTTACCTGCGTGAATCCGACGCCAACCTCGCAGAATTCCTGCAGCCTATTGGCGAGGTCAGCTCGAAAAGCGATATTGACGGCTTGCGCGTGACGTTGCGCGATGGCCGCATCATTCATTTTCGGCCGTCCGGCAATGCGCCGGAAATGCGTTGCTATGTGGAAGCCGAAAGCGAGGCAGCCGCCTTACAACTCTTGAATGCGGGATTGACCCGAATTAAGCGCTGGGCAGAAGCCCGGTAA
- the ung gene encoding uracil-DNA glycosylase, protein MNDTSVTLEESWRAALAGEFASPYMQQLKIFLVEQKQLGRQIFPKGGEYFRALDLTPLAKVKVVILGQDPYHGIGQAHGLCFSVRPGVRIPPSLVNIYKEMATDLGISPARHGFLEHWAQQGVLLLNSVLTVEESQAASHQGKGWERFTDAVIRKVNDECEAVVFMLWGSYAQKKAAFVDARRHLVLKAPHPSPLSAHNGFFGSRHFSKANAFLQSHGREPIDWQLPVNP, encoded by the coding sequence GTGAACGACACGTCAGTCACTCTTGAAGAGAGTTGGAGAGCGGCGCTCGCGGGCGAGTTTGCAAGTCCCTACATGCAGCAGCTCAAGATCTTTCTCGTCGAGCAGAAGCAGCTTGGCAGACAGATTTTCCCCAAAGGCGGAGAGTATTTCCGCGCCCTGGATCTGACGCCGCTTGCGAAGGTTAAAGTCGTGATTCTTGGGCAAGATCCTTATCACGGCATCGGCCAGGCTCATGGACTCTGCTTCAGCGTTCGCCCAGGCGTGCGTATTCCGCCATCACTCGTCAATATCTACAAGGAGATGGCGACCGATCTGGGAATCTCGCCGGCGCGGCACGGCTTCCTTGAACATTGGGCCCAACAGGGCGTGCTTCTCCTCAACAGTGTGCTGACCGTGGAGGAATCTCAGGCGGCCTCGCATCAGGGCAAAGGCTGGGAACGTTTCACCGATGCGGTCATCCGCAAGGTGAACGACGAATGTGAAGCCGTCGTTTTCATGCTCTGGGGCTCCTATGCCCAAAAGAAGGCGGCTTTTGTCGACGCAAGACGGCATCTGGTGCTGAAGGCGCCGCATCCGTCGCCGCTTTCCGCCCATAACGGCTTTTTCGGATCGCGGCATTTCTCCAAGGCGAATGCGTTTCTGCAGTCGCATGGCCGTGAACCTATTGATTGGCAGCTTCCAGTCAATCCTTGA